A section of the Archaeoglobus neptunius genome encodes:
- a CDS encoding PhoU domain-containing protein, with translation MKRLIEKETAIKNDILVMHELAERSVKLAFEAMNGNKRVVREISKIEQQTDVLDTDINYACTTFIALFQPVARDLRFAISMMRISSSYERIADLAQEVSLYECKLPTIIFEAEKHLKEMFNTVRRGYDDTSGLRDRMIELDNIIDAIYVEAMEEIEHHCDVNAALTARHVERIGDLLAKIAARQIFVEEGRRVWIV, from the coding sequence ATGAAGAGGTTGATAGAGAAGGAAACGGCCATAAAAAATGATATTCTCGTTATGCACGAGCTTGCTGAAAGGAGTGTGAAACTTGCTTTTGAAGCTATGAACGGCAACAAGAGAGTCGTAAGGGAGATATCCAAAATTGAACAGCAGACAGACGTTCTTGATACCGATATAAACTACGCCTGTACGACTTTCATAGCTCTATTTCAGCCAGTTGCGAGAGATCTGAGATTTGCAATCAGTATGATGAGGATCTCGTCATCCTACGAGAGGATCGCTGATCTCGCTCAGGAGGTATCGCTGTACGAGTGTAAACTTCCAACCATCATTTTTGAGGCTGAAAAACACCTGAAAGAGATGTTTAATACGGTCAGGAGAGGGTACGACGATACCAGCGGTTTAAGAGACAGGATGATTGAGCTAGACAACATAATAGATGCGATATACGTTGAGGCAATGGAGGAAATCGAACACCACTGCGATGTCAATGCAGCTTTAACTGCGAGACACGTTGAGAGAATCGGCGATCTGCTTGCCAAAATTGCTGCGAGGCAGATATTTGTGGAGGAGGGAAGGAGAGTGTGGATCGTGTAG
- a CDS encoding phosphopantetheine adenylyltransferase, whose translation MKVALGGTFEPLHEGHKKLIDVAVKLGGKEITIGITSDRMARARMRSVLPFSIRAENVRRYVKKKYGFEPEIVKITNPYGKTLEVDFEYLVVSPETYETALKINEKRAEMGKRKITIVRVDWVMAEDGRPISSTRIKRGEIDRYGGVI comes from the coding sequence GTGAAGGTTGCTCTTGGGGGAACTTTCGAGCCTCTGCATGAGGGACACAAAAAACTGATAGATGTGGCAGTAAAGCTTGGGGGGAAGGAGATAACAATTGGAATAACAAGTGACAGGATGGCAAGAGCGAGAATGAGGAGTGTTTTGCCCTTCTCAATCAGAGCCGAAAATGTGAGGAGATATGTGAAGAAAAAATACGGTTTTGAGCCTGAAATTGTGAAAATTACCAATCCGTACGGAAAAACTCTTGAGGTCGACTTTGAGTATCTTGTGGTATCTCCTGAAACCTACGAAACGGCGTTGAAAATAAACGAAAAAAGGGCGGAGATGGGAAAGAGGAAAATCACAATTGTGAGGGTCGACTGGGTGATGGCTGAGGATGGCAGACCGATCTCATCCACAAGGATTAAGAGGGGAGAGATCGACAGATATGGCGGAGTTATCTGA
- a CDS encoding phosphate ABC transporter ATP-binding protein gives MSAIEIRNLNIYYGRNHVIKSVNFRIPENVVFAIMGPSGCGKSTLLRAINRLLELQDSVRIEGDIKLYGKSVFSMNPIDVRRRVGMVFQQVNPFPHLNIYENVAVGLRLNGIPRSKLKERVVWALEKAALWDEVKDRLYDFPTNLSGGQQQRLCIARALALKPEVLLMDEPTANLDPIATEKIEDLIYELKKEYTVVIVTHSPSQAARISDYVAFLYMGELIEVGKTEKVFEKPEKELTERYLTGRIG, from the coding sequence GCATTCCGGAAAATGTTGTTTTTGCTATAATGGGTCCGAGCGGATGCGGAAAGTCAACGCTTCTTAGAGCTATAAATAGGCTTCTCGAGTTGCAGGACAGCGTAAGGATCGAGGGAGATATAAAGCTTTACGGGAAGAGTGTTTTTTCAATGAACCCGATAGATGTCCGAAGGCGTGTGGGCATGGTTTTTCAGCAGGTAAATCCGTTCCCGCATCTAAACATTTACGAGAATGTAGCTGTCGGACTCAGACTGAACGGAATACCCAGATCGAAGCTGAAGGAGAGGGTTGTGTGGGCACTGGAGAAGGCGGCACTCTGGGATGAGGTAAAAGACAGACTCTACGATTTTCCAACGAACCTGAGTGGTGGACAGCAGCAAAGGCTGTGCATTGCGAGGGCTCTGGCTTTAAAACCGGAAGTGCTTTTGATGGATGAGCCGACAGCAAACCTCGACCCAATAGCCACTGAAAAAATCGAGGATTTGATATACGAACTCAAAAAAGAGTACACCGTCGTAATCGTAACTCACTCTCCCTCTCAGGCTGCGAGAATAAGTGATTACGTCGCCTTTCTGTATATGGGTGAGCTGATAGAGGTTGGAAAAACCGAGAAAGTTTTCGAAAAACCAGAGAAAGAACTTACGGAAAGATACCTTACGGGGAGGATAGGATGA